The following coding sequences lie in one Pseudorasbora parva isolate DD20220531a chromosome 18, ASM2467924v1, whole genome shotgun sequence genomic window:
- the capslb gene encoding calcyphosine-like b isoform X1 encodes MMAGTSRHDREMAINAKKQLTDCSDPIERLRLQCLARGSAGIKGLGRTFRIMDDDNSRTLDMKEFLKGLSDYGVLIEKEDAINLFQQFDRDGSGYIDFDEFLMTLRPPMSNARKEVVLQAFKKLDKTSDGVITIEDLRGVYNVKHHPKYQNGEWTEDQVFRKFLDSFDSPDDKDGKVTKEEFLNYYSGVSASIDTDIYFIVMMKNAWKLD; translated from the exons AT GATGGCTGGTACATCGCGGCATGACCGAGAGATGGCAATCAATGCCAAGAAGCAGCTGACAGATTGTTCAGACCCCATTGAGCGACTGAGGTTGCAGTGTTTGGCACGAGGGTCTGCAGGCATCAAGGGACTGGGCAG GACTTTTAGGATCATGGATGATGACAATAGTCGCACACTGGACATGAAGGAGTTTCTGAAAGGCCTGAGTGACTATGGTGTGCTCATCGAGAAAGAAGACGCTATAAATctttttcagcagtttgacagggACGGCAGTGGATATATTGACTTTGATGAGTTTCTTATGACTCTAAGG CCACCCATGTCTAACGCCAGAAAGGAGGTGGTGTTACAGGCATTCAAAAAGTTGGATAAGACTTCAGATGGTGTGATTACAATAGAGGATCTGAGGGGAGTATACAATGTCAAACATCACCCCAAATATCAAAACGGTGAGTGGACCGAAGACCAAGTATTCCGCAAATTCCTGGACAGTTTTGACTCTCCGGATGACAAGGATGGGAAG GTCACAAAAGAGGAGTTTTTGAACTACTACTCCGGCGTGAGCGCATCCATTGACACAGATATCTACTTTATAGTAATGATGAAAAATGCATGGAAGCTTGACTAA
- the capslb gene encoding calcyphosine-like b isoform X2 encodes MAGTSRHDREMAINAKKQLTDCSDPIERLRLQCLARGSAGIKGLGRTFRIMDDDNSRTLDMKEFLKGLSDYGVLIEKEDAINLFQQFDRDGSGYIDFDEFLMTLRPPMSNARKEVVLQAFKKLDKTSDGVITIEDLRGVYNVKHHPKYQNGEWTEDQVFRKFLDSFDSPDDKDGKVTKEEFLNYYSGVSASIDTDIYFIVMMKNAWKLD; translated from the exons ATGGCTGGTACATCGCGGCATGACCGAGAGATGGCAATCAATGCCAAGAAGCAGCTGACAGATTGTTCAGACCCCATTGAGCGACTGAGGTTGCAGTGTTTGGCACGAGGGTCTGCAGGCATCAAGGGACTGGGCAG GACTTTTAGGATCATGGATGATGACAATAGTCGCACACTGGACATGAAGGAGTTTCTGAAAGGCCTGAGTGACTATGGTGTGCTCATCGAGAAAGAAGACGCTATAAATctttttcagcagtttgacagggACGGCAGTGGATATATTGACTTTGATGAGTTTCTTATGACTCTAAGG CCACCCATGTCTAACGCCAGAAAGGAGGTGGTGTTACAGGCATTCAAAAAGTTGGATAAGACTTCAGATGGTGTGATTACAATAGAGGATCTGAGGGGAGTATACAATGTCAAACATCACCCCAAATATCAAAACGGTGAGTGGACCGAAGACCAAGTATTCCGCAAATTCCTGGACAGTTTTGACTCTCCGGATGACAAGGATGGGAAG GTCACAAAAGAGGAGTTTTTGAACTACTACTCCGGCGTGAGCGCATCCATTGACACAGATATCTACTTTATAGTAATGATGAAAAATGCATGGAAGCTTGACTAA
- the lmbrd2b gene encoding G-protein coupled receptor-associated protein LMBRD2B, giving the protein MSGAALGIEIVVVFFLALFLLHRYGDFKKQQRMVLFGTLLAWYLCFLIVFILPLDVSTTIYKQCLIDHDAHAQTPSVSPVLSNQTTPNTSVSPSKSTEHVCYKPWSYIPDGIMPVFWRVVYWTSQCLTWLLLPFMQSYARSGGFSITGKIKTALIENAIYYGTYLFIFGSLLIYVAVHPQWHLSWYELQTIGITAANTWGLFLLVLLLGYGLVEIPRSYWESSRQGHLLIKTYFKAAKLMTEKADSEENLEDVMEEVRKINESIKYNHPLRKNVDTILRKCPVEYQEKMGRNMDDYEDFDDKQNAYPSERSLSKLHKQVIYAVQRHNRTRVQWQILLEQALHLEDVAKNETSTSRQFVHSFAPPEPVGWFRRYIYTPTVEWYWECLLKQWFFRILAVVLSLFSVAVVWSECTFFSTRPVLSLFAVFIQLAERDYNYLYIEMACFITIFFLCTCVYSTVFRIRVFNYYYLASHHQTDAYSLQFSGMLFCRLTPPLCLNFLGLIHMDSAISHQAKEQTAYTSIMGSMRVLSFIANGFYIYYPMLIVILCIATYFSLGTRCLNLLGFQQFMGENELTSDLIDEGRELLRRERRKRQRIEDGENRRREWRERYVQRDETAARNRTSMSEMKETNYAETLNSNTNRQAKYTRSSDQPGRDSIELLQDAEPLDFNAETLTDDPLQSEPGRHAGGRYLSMSSSQSRIFDDV; this is encoded by the exons ATGAGCGGGGCAGCACTGGGAATAGAGATTGTGGTTGTCTTTTTCCTGGCTCTCTTTCTCCTACATCGCTATGGTGACTTTAAAAAGCAGCAGCGCATGGTTCTCTTTGGCACACTGCTGGCTTGGTATTTGTGCTTTCTCATCGTCTTTATTCTTCCCCTGGATGTCAGCACG ACAATCTACAAGCAGTGTTTAATTGATCATGACGCACATGCCCAGACGCCCTCTGTGAGCCCTGTCCTGTCAAACCAGACGACTCCAAATACCTCTGTCTCACCCAGTAAAAG CACTGAGCATGTGTGCTATAAACCATGGAGCTACATTCCAGATGGCATCATGCCAGTGTTCTGGAGGGTTGTTTATTGGACCTCACAGTGTCTTACTTG GCTGCTTCTGCCATTCATGCAGTCATATGCTCGCTCTGGAGGATTCTCCATTACTGGAAAGATCAAGACGGCCCTAATTGAGAATGCCATCTATTATGGCACATACCTTTTCATCTTCGGCTCTCTTCTCATCTATGTGGCTGTGCATCCTCAGTGGCACCTCTCCTG GTATGAGCTGCAAACCATCGGCATCACTGCGGCCAACACTTGGGGTCTGTTTCTTCTAGTGTTGTTGTTGGGCTATGGCCTAGTTGAGATCCCCCGCTCATATTGGGAGTCCTCACGCCAGGGTCACCTCCTCATCAAGACTTATTTCAAAGCAGCCAAGCTTATGACAGAGAAGGCAGATTCAGAGGAGAACCTAGAAGATGTCATGGAG GAAGTGAGAAAAATCAATGAATCGATCAAATATAATCATCCATTAAGGAAGAACGTGGACACCATTCTCCGAAAG tgtccAGTTGAATATCAGGAGAAAATGGGCAGGAACATGGATGACTATGAGGATTTCGATGATAAACAAAACGCATACCCCAGTGAAAGAAGCCTTTCGAAACTACACAAGCAG GTGATCTACGCAGTGCAGCGGCACAATCGCACGCGAGTTCAGTGGCAGATATTGCTGGAACAGGCTCTCCATCTTGAGGACGTTGCCAAGAACGAAACCAGCACCTCTCGGCAGTTCGTTCACAGTTTTGCCCCTCCAGAACCTGTAGGCTGGTTCAGACGCTACATTTATACTCCCACAGTAG AGTGGTACTGGGAGTGTTTGCTGAAGCAGTGGTTTTTCCGTATACTGGCTGTGGTTTTGTCGCTCTTTTCGGTGGCTGTGGTTTGGTCGGAGTGCACTTTCTTCAGCACTCGTCCCGTTCTGTCACTCTTTGCAGTGTTTATCCAGCTTGCTGAGAGAGATTATAACTACCTGTACATTGAG ATGGCGTGCTTTATTACCATCTTTTTCCTCTGCACTTGTGTCTACTCCACTGTGTTTCGCATCCGAGTCTTCAACTACTACTACCTGGCCTCACATCACCAAACCGATGCCTACAGCCTTCAGTTCAGCGGCAT GCTTTTTTGCCGCTTGACTCCCCCACTTTGTCTAAACTTCCTGGGACTGATTCATATGGATTCTGCCATATCCCACCAAGCAAAGGAGCAGACTGCATACACTTCT ATCATGGGTTCCATGCGGGTCCTTTCCTTCATTGCCAACGGCTTCTACATATATTACCCCATGCTGATCGTTATTCTATGTATTGCTACATACTTCAG TCTTGGCACACGCTGTCTGAACCTCCTGGGTTTCCAGCAGTTCATGGGAGAGAACGAATTGACTTCTGACCTCATAGATGAAGGCAGAGAACTCCTGCGCAGAG AAAGAAGAAAAAGGCAAAGAATAGAAGATGGGGAGAACAGACGAAGA GAATGGAGAGAGCGTTATGTTCAGCGAGATGAGACTGCTGCTAGAAACCGAACCTCCATGTCTGAGATGAAGGAAACCAACTACGCCGAAACCCTAAATTCGAACACAAACCGAC AGGCCAAGTACACGCGTAGCAGCGACCAGCCAGGGCGAGACAGCATTGAGTTGTTGCAAGACGCTGAGCCTTTGGACTTCAATGCTGAAACACTCACTGATGATCCTTTGCAGTCTGAGCCTGGCAG ACATGCCGGTGGAAGGTACCTCTCAATGTCTTCTTCTCAAAGCCGAATCTTTGATGATGTTTAA
- the capslb gene encoding calcyphosine-like b isoform X3, whose protein sequence is MMAGTSRHDREMAINAKKQLTDCSDPIERLRLQCLARGSAGIKGLGRTFRIMDDDNSRTLDMKEFLKGLSDYGVLIEKEDAINLFQQFDRDGSGYIDFDEFLMTLRPPMSNARKEVVLQAFKKLDKTSDGVITIEDLRGVYNVKHHPKYQNGEWTEDQVFRKFLDSFDSPDDKDGKVTKDEFWNYYSGVSASIDSDAYFILMMKSAWKL, encoded by the exons AT GATGGCTGGTACATCGCGGCATGACCGAGAGATGGCAATCAATGCCAAGAAGCAGCTGACAGATTGTTCAGACCCCATTGAGCGACTGAGGTTGCAGTGTTTGGCACGAGGGTCTGCAGGCATCAAGGGACTGGGCAG GACTTTTAGGATCATGGATGATGACAATAGTCGCACACTGGACATGAAGGAGTTTCTGAAAGGCCTGAGTGACTATGGTGTGCTCATCGAGAAAGAAGACGCTATAAATctttttcagcagtttgacagggACGGCAGTGGATATATTGACTTTGATGAGTTTCTTATGACTCTAAGG CCACCCATGTCTAACGCCAGAAAGGAGGTGGTGTTACAGGCATTCAAAAAGTTGGATAAGACTTCAGATGGTGTGATTACAATAGAGGATCTGAGGGGAGTATACAATGTCAAACATCACCCCAAATATCAAAACGGTGAGTGGACCGAAGACCAAGTATTCCGCAAATTCCTGGACAGTTTTGACTCTCCGGATGACAAGGATGGGAAG GTGACAAAAGATGAATTCTGGAACTATTACAGTGGAGTCAGTGCTTCTATCGATAGTGATgcctattttattttaatgatgaAGAGCGCATGGAAGTTATGA